The Aedes albopictus strain Foshan chromosome 2, AalbF5, whole genome shotgun sequence region TGTGGTGATTAACACTATTAAGGGTCTTTTCAAATACAATAGACTTCCACAAGGGGCATCATCCAGTGCTGCCATATTCCAGCAAATAATGGATGAAATTTTAAAGGACATAGATTTTGTTTTTTGTTATTTGGACGATGTCCTCATTGCTGGAGTAAACCTGGATGACTGTTACAAAAAACTGTTATTAATACTGCAACGCTTGGAAGaatataacatcaaagttaacttTAAAAAGTGCAAATTTGTCGTGTCTGAGTTGCCTTATTTGGGGCATGTTATTACTGACAAAGGGTTGTTGCcaaaccctgaaaaaatttccACAATAAAGGCAGCTCCAATACCTAAAAACTCTACAGAACTTAAAGCCTTTCTTGGTCTAATAaattattatgggaaatttttaCCTAATTTAGCTACGACTTTATTCCCCTTATATAGTTTGTTGCGCAAAGACACGCGTTTTGTTTGGTCCGAAAGTTGTGATGAAGCTTTTCAAAAGAGTAAACAAAAACTTTTAGATGCTAATTTATTGACTTTTTACGATCCAAAGAAGCAAATCGTTGTTTGTTCAGACGCTTCATCCTACGGCTTGGGAGGTGTGATTTCCCACGTCATTGATGGAGCAGAGAAACCAATATGGTTCACTTCTTTCTCATTAAACCAAGCACAAAAGACCTATCCAATTTTGCATCTCGAAGCATTGGCTGTTGTTTCAACTGtaaaaaaatttcacaaattcTTGTACGGTCAAAAATTCACAATCTTTACGGACCATAAGCCATTGATAGGAATCCTAGGCAAGGAAGGTCGTAACTCTATTTCAGCGACAAGGTTTCAGCGTTATGCGATGGAATTATCAATCTACGACTACGAAATAATATATAGACCTTCTAGCAAAATGTCTAATGCTGATTTTTGCTCACGTTTTCCATTGAGTAGAGAGATTCCTAAAAGTTGGGATAGGTATTACATTAACAGCCTTAACTTTTCCGTAGAATTACCTATTGACCATACAACTATTGCAAAAGAAACTGAAAAAGATAATTTGCTGCTCAGGCTGCTCGACTTCACAAGAAAAGGTTCACAAGAAAATGATCTTGAAGAGGTAGATGGATGCCTTATTTTCCAAAATAGGATGGTCATACCAGCTTCTCTGCAGAACAAAGTTTTAGGGTTGCTACATGCCAATCATGTTGGCATTGTTAAGATGAAGCAGCAGGCACGTAAAAACATTTATTGGTTTGGGATAAACAGCGACATTGAGACATTTGTTCATAGTTGTGATGTATGCCTAAAAATGGCTGTGGTTCCGggtcaaaacaaaacatcaaattgGATTTCAGCCTCTAGGCCATTCAGCAGAAtccatgctgatttttttttctttgagagACAAACCTTTCTTTTAGTAATTGATAGCTATTCAAAATGGCTCGAGATCTACTTCATGAAATACGGGACTGAAGCAACAAAAGTTGTTAAGCGATTTAACTCTTATTTCTCTACCTTTGGATTACCAGATATTGTTGTTACAGACAATGGGCCACCGTTCAATTCGCAATATTTCATAGGATTTCTTGAGAGGCAAGAGATACAAGTTTTGAAAAGCCCACCCTATCATCCACAAAGTAACGGCCAAGCTGAACGTTTAGTAAGAGTAACcaaagatgttttgaaaaagttcaTGCTGGATCCCAACACAAAGCATTTGGACATGGAGGATAAGTTAAGTTACTTCCTTTTCAATTACCGTAATACCTGTTTATCTGATGGGGATAAATATCCGTCAGAAAAAGTACTGAGCTATCGTCCCAAAACACTAATTGATTTGATGAATCCAAGGAAAACATGTAAACAACTGGCAACACAGAATACTGATTTTAATGTTACAGACCATAACAAGGAAAATGTTGATGTTAGTGTTACTAAAGATAAATTTGCTACTTTGACAGCAGGGGATAAGGTTTATTACAAGAATCCTAACTCTAAAGACATTCCCAAATGGATCGAAGCTGTATTTATTAAACGTATCTCTCAAAACATCTTACAGATTGCCATCGGAGCGCACATCATCTCGGCTCACAAGGGGCAGGTGAATCTACCGCGCAAAGCCGGACTTAGGCGTAACGTAACGTTCCGGATGGGTGGACAGGATTGCCAGGAACCGACGACATCTACTGGTCGTAACTCCGGAGTTGAAGATGTCCAGGATTCTCGAGCTGTATCTGGTCAAAATTCGCATGTGGTGCTCGACAGAGATAGAGGTACGAAGAGGAAGTATGACAGCATCGACGATGAAGATTTGTTCATGGGATTCCCATCCCATGAATTCGTTCCACCGCCATCGAAATGTGAGGTGCATCCGACAGTGTTATTATCGAATGAAGGCATGCAGTCAAAAAGTGAATTAAGAAGATCTAAGAGAATTAAGCGTAAGGTTTCTAATGAAGACCATgtgtatttcaaatgaaatttcaatAATATTGATATCGAAGTAAAAGAATAAGTACTAGTTGAGTGAAGTCAATTTGCATGATCTAGGTTTCAATAATCAGTTCTGATTTAAATAATACTTGTAGTAAAATATCATAATCTGAAAGAATTACAGTGATAACATGAATTAGttttttcaatgcatttcatgATCTTAAGGGAAGAGATGTTACGTATTATTGTTTCCGTGTATGAGGTAAAGTTAGCCCTTTCGAACTATAACATCAATGACTCACTACCAACATATGAGAATGTAAACAGATGTGAAGCTATTGTTATGTAGGATATAAAAGTGACCTCGAATAAACGATTGTTCTCTTTCGACTCAACAAGTTACTTCGTACGTTTCAAAGCGATGCGCTAAGAGCATGGAGGGAGGTAGAAAAATCTGTTCAGAGAGAACCGAATTGCACGTTGATTCAATCCCAATCAAGCCTGACGGATAATTGTTGGAAGTTTATCGCAGAATTCTCACTGcaaagtaatttttgaaagatcGATAAGGCATTGTGAAATGCATAATGTATGACTAACTTGTTCAACCAAACCATTTACCACTCTGATAAGATATCGAGCAAAACAGCTCCAGATTGATATCAACCTTATTGACGCTATTAAAACCTACACGCGTGTGGTAGATACCTACCTACCGTTTTGATGCACATTTTGAAAACTCAAACTAGAATCGCGTTGGTCATGAGTCTTGCCTCGCGAACCATACTCCCTACAAACCGAACAAAATTCTCCCTCTTACCTTTGGATTACCTTTCCTAGTCGCTAACCGAGTTGCTCTGGCGAATCAGCGGCGTGACGGTCGAGTTGTGGCGCGTCTTCCGGGATCCCTCGCTGTCCAGCTCCGACGACGGTGTGGTCGAGTTGCTCAGGGCGAACGTTTTGTCGAAATCGATGGTGGCGTACCCGAGGGCTGCCTTCTTGGGGCTTTCCGGTGGCAACAGGCCGGTTCCAAgtggttgctgctgctgttgcgccTGAGATGCGGAGTCGTTGATTGCGTTGTTCAGATTGACGGCGGCCGGGTTGTTGTTGTTGGCGTTGAGAGCGGCGGCGGTGGCGTTACCAGCGCCCGTCGCTGTCGGTGAGGTGACTTCCGACCCGGTGGACGTATTCTGCTGCGACTGGTTCAGATCGAGAACGCAGTAGTTGACGTAGGATTTGGCCGTCGTTGGGGTGCACGGTTCGGATGATTCCGGGAGCTGCACGTTGGCGAAGATGTCCGGCTTTGAGTAGCGACCACGAAACAGTACGGTTTTGATCTCGCTTGGTTCCAAGTTGGCATAGCAACGGGTCGATTCCATGGAATAGCTGGAGTTCATACGTAGGTGCGCAAACATATTCGGCCCGACCGAGGTTGGTGTTTTCACGTTCTGATACTGATTCTCGTCGAAAGAGCCGCTATTGTTGTTGATCGACATTAGACTAGAGTTGCTTTTGCTGGCCGGTTTCGTTTTGGCTTTTAGCGCGGCTTCGGGCAAGCAGCCAATATTGACGTTCATGTACATCCGCGAGGGGTCGATTGCGTCTGGGGTCGTAACGGGAAGCTCTAATGGCAGCGGCTTGAGGTCGCCTTTATTAACGTAAGAACTTTGTTCCAGTTCTGTTATCGGGGCTATTTCCTTTGGTGGAGCGTCTAAGGAAACACGATTTACAATACTGGCGCCTGTCAAGCTCACACCGTGAATGGTGGAATCCTTAACGGGGAATTCCTGATATAGATTACTAACGCCATGATGGATTCCGACGCCTGCACTATTCGATGGCAAAGGATTCAAAGTGGTAACTTCCAGTATGTTGCTCACACTATTGGGAGACGACGGCGACGTCACATCCGGACTAACAGGCCCACTGCTCACCGAGCTCAGTCTCATTCCCTGCTGAAACCGGGTTGTAATCGTTTCCGGTTGTCCGCAAGGTCGGTTAGGCGTCGGTTCCAAATAATTGGTTTCAATCGGAAGCGTGTCCGTGCTCCTACTTTGGTTAGAATTTGAATGTATAGTTCCGTTGGGACTGAGCGACTGACTAGTGGCCATCCCGGCGCGATTCACCACATAACTTCCGGTTCCGGAACCGCCGTGTTGCCCACTCCTGGTTGCCGTATTATTTTGTGATACACTCCTGGCCGCTACTGACGGACCAGTCGAGGCCATCGGAATCGGATGCGGATCATTTGGATTCGTCGTCTCATCGCTGAATATCCGCCCCTGAATGTAAGACTGGACCGTGTAAAACAACGTTTCCGCCCTTGTACATTTGAAAGCGTAAATTCCTTCCCCGGTCGTACACCTCCGCCCAGCTTCGAAGCTGAACTGATCCACGTTAAAGCCGTACCTTCGCAGGCATTTCAGGGGCCACGTCGTCGGCTCTTTGCCCTTCCGGTACAGCGTCAGTTCAGTCCGTGACACTTCTAGCTGACCACTCCACAAAGCGGTCCCATCGTCGTCAATATTTATCACGTAGAATATATTCGGATCTAGATCGTTGATATCTTTCTTCGAATTGATGCAACCCATCCTCTCACAAGCACCAGCAAGTCCAGCAACACCAGTTTCAAACCATTATTTCAGCATCGAAGCATCCACTCAGCAAAACATTCTAACATTCCGGCATCAAGGAGGAGGAACTTCCCTTTCTCGTCCGTCGGCGCTCTTTGTGTCGGCTGTACACACTTTTCTCCTACACAGCAAACGGCATCGCTTTCCGACTAAACCTGCACCATTTTCCGACGTCTCTAGAATCACGGTACACTTTCGTACAGTTTTCACTTTTTTCGGTTGCACTTTTACGCACTTTTTGCAAATTTGCTGACGACTAAAGAaatggaaaattttaatttcatgaattttctacTATTTTTACCTACAAAAGATTCTTCCTTGACTTCTTCTTATGTGCTCAGGCGGCTGTCAAAATTCATAACTTGCATACAAGCTTTAGTTGCAATCAAGTTGTACTAAATTACCAACACAAAAAATTGCGGTGTGAGAATCATTTCCCCGAATTGGGATTCCCACCAGAAAGGTTTTTTATTTCCCGAAATGACCAAATTGAGGGGGGTGACACCAGGGGggtgacgaagggccagaatcagcaacccagcattcgattcaacatggcgtccaatgtttttgttttgattgcttgattcatggaaaaaatgcacttgaaacatcgacactgcttcgctgcgacATAATAtttatcgtgcaaagtgataaagaaagagaaacaatcataaaaaacaacaatttcaattggtgatttgatgttgcatgaagaagaagaagaacagcgatgatgttttgaaaaatccctatccctataacacacacacttaaattaaatcgccgacctcagcaaacggattgccgagaatccaacagccgagaatccggtaataatgttcactgaatctcggtaatttttttaccgagatgtcgttaaaactttgccgagatctcggtaatccaactttttaccgagatctcggcaaagttcaccgagactcggtaatggtttaccgaaatctcggtaaaaaattaccgagaatcagtaaaaattttaccgagattgtTGCGTACACCTTATGTGCGCCACGGCAcctgtacaaacatacaccacatTGATCGCAGACCTGCCGACTGAACATCTTGTCCGACAACGTGAAGGTGGCAGCGACTCTGACACACAGTTTGACAGCGGTATTTTGACGTCCCGACAGAAGAGCAAAACGTGCAAGTCATTGGCTTAACGAAGGCAGAACGATTTTAgtgtgaaaaaatctttgaatttatTATTCTATTGTGCTAAATATCCAATGTGAATTTTCTTTAGACTAAGAAACTTTATCAGGTAGATCTTAAATCATTAGATTGCGAAAGGATTTCTAATATATTTGTTAAATTAAAGGTGCGCTACAAAGTCAGAGCGAGATTCGTGAGCAGTGCGTAAACGCGTTAAGATCTCGTTGCTTAGGTAATTCGGCAAATTTCGTGAATTCTCAGTATAGTTAAATTGTTTTTCGTTTAGGACACTTAAAACCTTTATTAATCGTGTTTATCAGTATCCGGGTATCGAACACGAACGCCGCAGAAACGTAAGTGCTTATCACACTATTTATAACCttaaaactaaatgaactattcctccaggaaatttttaacCGTTCTCCTAAATAAAACGCGTTAAAGTTACGAATTTGCGTTTTAATCTGTTGCATCCgcaacattttaaaaatttcgtTTCCCGGATCGATCCACGATGCCAAGGAAGAACCGTCGTCGCAACCAAGTGCCGGAGGACAGCATCCAGCAGACGTGCCTGCTCTGCAATCTTCCGGACGACAGCGAAATGGTCTGCTGCGATAAATGCAAGCAGTGGTTTCACTTCAACTGCGTCGGAGTCAACGAAGATGTGGCTAACCGCTCATGGAGCTGCCCGGATTGCGCCGAAGCTAGAGATCCGGCTCTACAGCTGCCACTGTCATCGACCCCGCCAGCAGTAGTTACAGGTGAGCTGCAATCGTTTCGACCACCTCAATCGCCCTTTGCGTCCCCGCGAGTGCCAATTGCGCCCCCGACAAGAGTTTCGCCAGTGCCCTCTCCTCGAACACCAACCCCGCGCCCTCGTGTTTCTGGAGTGCAAATGAATCCCCCACCGACACCGCTTCCGCGTACCCCTCGACCGCAAAACCAACTGCCACCAGTGGCAGAGATTCCAGAAGTGCAAATCGTCGATCCGGAAGTGGCAGATGAAGTGCATCTTGTGAATAGACTGCCAGTGGACCTACGAATTCAGTTTTTGGAGCAGCAGGAAGCAATCGAGCAACGATATCTGCGTCGTAGATTCCAGTTGTTGTTGGAGACTCCAGTCAACGTGAATGCACCGAGCGGACATGAAGAAAACGTTCCGGTAGATCGAAACATCGGATTCCCACCTGTGTTCCACTCCTCACCAGTGTGTCACAACCAGTTGCCTCCACGTCCCACATCCCAAAACAGAATTGTTTCACCTTTCGTTCCAATATTGCAACCTCAGCGTCCGAATCATGACCAACCGAGTGTGTCAGGGGTTCCCATATCGCGAATCGACCGGCAAGTGAATTTTTCGGCTTTTCGCTCGCACCCAACCGATCCAACCATACACCGTCCTATCGCTTCGACGCTCATTCCGCCTCAGACTGACAATCATCCTACTGTGCCCGCATTCTCGCATCCCGGGGACAATCATCGACCGCGCAATTCTGCTTTCGCTCCGCTCATGGGTAGTTTGCGTCCACCCGCTCAGGAATTGTTTCCGTCCGCTTTTCACGATGATCCTACAGTGGTGGGAGGAACGGCGCTGCTCAACAAAAGCCAAATCGCCGCTCGTCATGCAGTCCCAAAGGAGTTACCTATCTTTACCGGCGAACCAGAGGAGTGGCCCCTATTTTTCGCTTCGTTCGAGAATACGACGCACCTCTGCGGATTCACAGCTGAGGAGAACATGGTCCGACTACAAAAATGCCTTAAAGGGAAGGCGTTAGAAGCGGTAAAATGCCAACTGTT contains the following coding sequences:
- the LOC109432885 gene encoding mucin-2, whose product is MGCINSKKDINDLDPNIFYVINIDDDGTALWSGQLEVSRTELTLYRKGKEPTTWPLKCLRRYGFNVDQFSFEAGRRCTTGEGIYAFKCTRAETLFYTVQSYIQGRIFSDETTNPNDPHPIPMASTGPSVAARSVSQNNTATRSGQHGGSGTGSYVVNRAGMATSQSLSPNGTIHSNSNQSRSTDTLPIETNYLEPTPNRPCGQPETITTRFQQGMRLSSVSSGPVSPDVTSPSSPNSVSNILEVTTLNPLPSNSAGVGIHHGVSNLYQEFPVKDSTIHGVSLTGASIVNRVSLDAPPKEIAPITELEQSSYVNKGDLKPLPLELPVTTPDAIDPSRMYMNVNIGCLPEAALKAKTKPASKSNSSLMSINNNSGSFDENQYQNVKTPTSVGPNMFAHLRMNSSYSMESTRCYANLEPSEIKTVLFRGRYSKPDIFANVQLPESSEPCTPTTAKSYVNYCVLDLNQSQQNTSTGSEVTSPTATGAGNATAAALNANNNNPAAVNLNNAINDSASQAQQQQQPLGTGLLPPESPKKAALGYATIDFDKTFALSNSTTPSSELDSEGSRKTRHNSTVTPLIRQSNSVSD